A genomic region of Phragmites australis chromosome 2, lpPhrAust1.1, whole genome shotgun sequence contains the following coding sequences:
- the LOC133893089 gene encoding phospho-N-acetylmuramoyl-pentapeptide-transferase homolog isoform X1: protein MASPAHSAPHRPRLRFRRPLRAPPPRLTPTSSYSRRPSALQVSQFRSVASKPAWRRDPVQIATAFDDDPGDFSLAHDDGDEGFGVAPYSSESEWSDEEVVLTAYGDVELPVTSKSRAEGAITVATHRFAMIDKGHRKSRTQQGLMNNVGLAAFLAMLLFFVDWCSWRIVRLPLDSFYLTRPFLISAVLSALAGFLFAPVADSLKIHHFRRRGKSVSPSCRKPTPAMGGLFFVPVGIFVARREVGSNSNGVNGAAMITLIFAVVGLLDDISGLATDPNRKIPQWIKFLVQIVAGIYFSIWLGSADILTPYSMKFLVPLPPPLGLAFMGKVYLVLAATCSLSMGTAVTLVDGLDGLAGGIAALALIGLSIAALPICPDIEPQ, encoded by the exons ATGGCTTCTCCCGCGCACTCGGCACCCCATCGCCCACGCCTGCGCTTTCGACGGCCTctccgcgcgccgccgccgaggctgACTCCCACCTCGTCCTACTCCCGCCGACCCTCGGCTCTCCAG GTGTCACAATTCAGAAGTGTAGCCTCAAAACCCGCATGGAGGCGTGATCCCGTTCAAATTGCCACAGCATTCGATGAT GATCCTGGGGATTTCTCACTGGCACATGATGATGGAGACGAGGGTTTTGGTGTTGCTCCATATTCAAGTGAGAGCGAATGGAGTGATGAGGAGGTTGTGCTAACTGCATATGGGGATGTTGAGTTACCGGTAACGAGCAAGAGCCGGGCAGAGGGAGCTATAACCGTTGCCACCCATAGGTTCGCCATGATTGACAAAGGGCATAGGAAGAGCAG AACTCAACAAGGGCTGATGAATAATGTTGGACTGGCTGCTTTCTTAGCAATGTTACTTTTCTTTGTCGACTGGTGTTCTTGGAGGATTGTTAGACTACCTCTGGACTCCTTTTACTTGACACGCCCTTTTTTAATATCAGCAGTTCTATCAGCACTTGCTGGATTTCTTTTTGCACCAGTTGCTGATAGCTTGAAGATCCACCATTTTCGGAGGAGAGGAAAGTCTGTTTCCCCATCATGTAGAAAGCCAACCCCAGCAATGGGAGGATTGTTCTTCGTTCCTGTTGGTATTTTTGTTGCAAGAAGAGAGGTTGGTTCCAACTCAAATGGAGTAAATGGAGCAGCTATGATAACCCTAATATTTGCGGTGGTTGGATTGCTTGATGATATTTCAGGTCTTGCAACAGATCCAAATCGTAAAATACCTCAATGGATAAAGTTCTTGGTTCAG ATTGTTGCTGGGATTTACTTCTCTATCTGGTTGGGTTCTGCAGATATTTTGACACCATATAGCAT GAAATTCCTGGTTCCTTTGCCTCCTCCTCTTGGCCTTGCATTCATGGGGAAAGTTTATCTGGTTCTGGCTGCAACATGTTCTCTTTCAATGGGCACCGCAGTAACATTGGTTGATGGTCTTGATGGCTTGGCTGGTGGTATTGCCGCTTTAGCACTCATAGGATTGTCTATTGCTGCTCTCCCTATTTGCCCCG ATATAGAGCCTCAATAG
- the LOC133893089 gene encoding phospho-N-acetylmuramoyl-pentapeptide-transferase homolog isoform X2 has protein sequence MASPAHSAPHRPRLRFRRPLRAPPPRLTPTSSYSRRPSALQVSQFRSVASKPAWRRDPVQIATAFDDDPGDFSLAHDDGDEGFGVAPYSSESEWSDEEVVLTAYGDVELPVTSKSRAEGAITVATHRFAMIDKGHRKSRTQQGLMNNVGLAAFLAMLLFFVDWCSWRIVRLPLDSFYLTRPFLISAVLSALAGFLFAPVADSLKIHHFRRRGKSVSPSCRKPTPAMGGLFFVPVGIFVARREVGSNSNGVNGAAMITLIFAVVGLLDDISGLATDPNRKIPQWIKFLVQIVAGIYFSIWLGSADILTPYSMKFLVPLPPPLGLAFMGKVYLVLAATCSLSMGTAVTLVDGLDGLAGGIAALALIGLSIAALPICPDSVFLEHQYQALALAFFFTTDIEPQ, from the exons ATGGCTTCTCCCGCGCACTCGGCACCCCATCGCCCACGCCTGCGCTTTCGACGGCCTctccgcgcgccgccgccgaggctgACTCCCACCTCGTCCTACTCCCGCCGACCCTCGGCTCTCCAG GTGTCACAATTCAGAAGTGTAGCCTCAAAACCCGCATGGAGGCGTGATCCCGTTCAAATTGCCACAGCATTCGATGAT GATCCTGGGGATTTCTCACTGGCACATGATGATGGAGACGAGGGTTTTGGTGTTGCTCCATATTCAAGTGAGAGCGAATGGAGTGATGAGGAGGTTGTGCTAACTGCATATGGGGATGTTGAGTTACCGGTAACGAGCAAGAGCCGGGCAGAGGGAGCTATAACCGTTGCCACCCATAGGTTCGCCATGATTGACAAAGGGCATAGGAAGAGCAG AACTCAACAAGGGCTGATGAATAATGTTGGACTGGCTGCTTTCTTAGCAATGTTACTTTTCTTTGTCGACTGGTGTTCTTGGAGGATTGTTAGACTACCTCTGGACTCCTTTTACTTGACACGCCCTTTTTTAATATCAGCAGTTCTATCAGCACTTGCTGGATTTCTTTTTGCACCAGTTGCTGATAGCTTGAAGATCCACCATTTTCGGAGGAGAGGAAAGTCTGTTTCCCCATCATGTAGAAAGCCAACCCCAGCAATGGGAGGATTGTTCTTCGTTCCTGTTGGTATTTTTGTTGCAAGAAGAGAGGTTGGTTCCAACTCAAATGGAGTAAATGGAGCAGCTATGATAACCCTAATATTTGCGGTGGTTGGATTGCTTGATGATATTTCAGGTCTTGCAACAGATCCAAATCGTAAAATACCTCAATGGATAAAGTTCTTGGTTCAG ATTGTTGCTGGGATTTACTTCTCTATCTGGTTGGGTTCTGCAGATATTTTGACACCATATAGCAT GAAATTCCTGGTTCCTTTGCCTCCTCCTCTTGGCCTTGCATTCATGGGGAAAGTTTATCTGGTTCTGGCTGCAACATGTTCTCTTTCAATGGGCACCGCAGTAACATTGGTTGATGGTCTTGATGGCTTGGCTGGTGGTATTGCCGCTTTAGCACTCATAGGATTGTCTATTGCTGCTCTCCCTATTTGCCCCG ACTCAGTGTTTTTGGAGCATCAATATCAGGCGCTTGCACTGGCTTTCTTTTTCACAACAGATATAGAGCCTCAATAG